TCAATGTAATCGTCAATTTAGGTAATCTTCGATTGAAGGGGAGGTGATGAAGATGACAGGTGACTGAAGCGGCGTGACCAACCGCAGGCCAACGCAGTTAGCGAAGATTGTTTACGATCAGGAATTCTTACTGCGACCAACAGAATCAACGAGATAGAATGCTTGAGCAATTGATGGCGGGGAAGCCGAAAGTAAGTCCCTGGATGCATCCTATCCCGGAGAATCAGCAGTAGTTGCATGGTCAGATCAATCCAGGTCATTCAGACAAAGTCGGGTGACGTCGTCTTCCTTAAAGAAGAGATTACCAAAAGAGGCTTGAAGACATTGTCAGACATATCTTTTCAGCTTTTCTTTAATTTGCATATCAAACAGTACATATCCGTTTCCATTGGTTTGGTTTATTGTTgcaataaaaaatatttgaaatcgaCGATTAAAACATTGatgaaaaaaatcaattattttaatttaaagaaaatattaataaaatacttACATAGGAATAGTTGATTTCAACCAATAATTAACAAATCATAAAATGATAAATCGAAGGAAATAGAAGATTTGTAATTATAATAAACCATATAGTTCGACAATAATGATGgatcaaattacaaatttagaagTATAGTTGTTACAAACACCATAGTTTATGTCATTTTacctcaattatttttatttttttcgacTCAACATACTACACGGAAAGCTTTAAAAGGGCCAAGAATTTACCATCATTCAAACTCCTTATCCTGAgtgctttattattattttttatttttccttttgagTTGTTTATCTTcaaaatctatatatattattttaatttatttgttttattttgaagaACCCTAAACTTCAAATTATTTTGACATAATGAGAAGGAATTAAGGCACACATTGCGTAAGGgttcaacattttttttcctccaaaacgaaaaaagaaagaaagaaaacatgtGAGGCCATATTGGTCATTTCATTTGCCCACATTCAGTGATTAAAGCCATAAATAAAGAAAACTCCTTTTCAATCAATCCTCAATTTtcgaagtttttttttttttttttttttttttttttttttttttttaaaattttaaaaaagcatAAGAGAAACATCCTTTTAGACCTAAATTTTCCAACAAAGGAATTAGTTATATTTCTCCCCCCCTCTGTAGTCTATATAAACCCCTCAAAACCCATCCAATTTCCCCACCACAACACACCCACATTCTCAACTCTTTCGTCTCACTTTATTATGGCTCTTCACAAAACCTTATTCattcttttcctcttcctcaCTTTGGCCTCGGCTTCCACCTTTAACGTAGTCGATTTCGGTGCAAAACCCAACATCGGAACCGACTCATCGCAGGCGTTCGAGGAAGCTTGGGCTAGTGCATGTCGTGCAACGACAGCCGTGTCCATTTATGTTCCAAAAGGGAGATTCTATGTGAAAAGTATAGCATTTGAAGGGCCTTGCAATAATAATGATATCACTATACGAATTGATGGGACGCTTTTGGCTCCATCAAACTATGCTGTGATTGCAAATTCAGGAAATTGGATCACTTTTAAACGTGTTGATGGTGTTAACGTGTTTGGTGGCGTTCTTGATGCCCAAGGATTTGGATTATGGGCTTGCAAGAATTCCAAAAGCTCTTGCCCCTCCGGAGCCACGGTAAATTAAATTTGTCCAAATATTATTTAGTCTCCAATTTTAACTATGTACTTTTAATTTATACACATATGacatattacaattttttatataaaaatttagtttatttaaaaaaatgaaaaagactTTGAGCAGCGATTAGTGGACTAAAATTGAACCATATATATTTTAGCCCATGTTTTTTTTACGtaagttaccatttttatttatttccttccACGGagattttctttctaattataaaacattgtcaaatattattttttcctcCTCTGGTGCAGTCGTTGGAATTTTCCAATTCAAAGAATATAATGGTTAGTGGCTTAACGTCACTAAATAGTCAAATGTTCCACATAGTAATCAATGGTTGTCAAAATGTGAAAGCACAAGGACTGAAGATATCAGCTGCTGGTAATAGCCCAAACACCGACGGCATTCACGTAGCATTATCCTCAACGGTTACTATCCTCAACTCTATAATTGGCACGGGCGACGATTGCATTTCAATAGGTCCTGGCACGTCGAACTTGTGGATTGAGAATGTTGCTTGTGGACCTGGACATGGAATCAGGTActcaattgaaaaaaattaataaaagtttaACCTTGACAATTAAAGCTAAGAtataacttttatttggttatcAGCATTGGGAGTTTAGGAAGAGAAGTGCAAGAAGATGGTGTTGAGAATGTAACAGTTAAATCTGCTACATTCACAAACACACAAAATGGGGTCAGAATTAAAACATGGGGAAAGCCGAGCAATGGATTTGCAAGAAGCGTTATCTTTCAAGACATTGTAATGGTCAATGTGGAAAATCCTATCATTATTGATCAAAATTATTGCCCCGACAACAAAGGTTGTCCTGGACAGGTCAGTATGGATTTCCgttttaaaaaagtttttttttttcaatgcaTGTTTATGCAAGCAATTTAGTTATCTAatcacaacttttttttttctatagaatatttcttatcttatttattctttttgtataattaggATTCTGGAGTTAAAATCAGCGATGTGACATATCGAAACATACACGGAACATCAGCGACGCAAGTTGCGATGAAATTCGATTGTAGCTCGAAATTTCCATGCAATGACATAACTTTGGAGGATGTGGAGTTGAGTTATAAGAATGAAGCAGCTGAAGCTTCATGTAGTCATGCTGAAGGAAGTGCTGCTGGTTTAGTTCAGCCATCAAGTTGTTTGTAGACAGGTCTTAGAACTAtgtaatatataattttataattatattataaggtCCTCTAGGGTTAGCTAGGGATATGTTACCTGTCTTAGCATAGATAAGAATTGAAGTTCCAAGGTTGAGGTTATGGTACTAGCAAGTAGCAACCCACTATGGGGCGTGTTCGTTTCCAGAGTCAACATCGAGTTTTCTagatttttgtttaattagtttAGCACCTTTGATCAACATTAATTAATCTACTAGTGTCGACCATTTTATTGCTATTTTAAAGGTGAATGATTTTTATTACACTTACCTATCTATTACTCGTTATTTTAGTGGATTGAAATAAAACTTGTTGTATGGTGTCCAATTTTAATCTCTATCAAACCCCAACGATCTATACATAGCACACAGATCCATGACAATAAGTATATTGGAATTCACGTTGAAATTGTTAAAATCATTTTTgctatttaaatatttatatataattttagacttttaaaatcaatataattataatactatcgaaattaatttgaatgattaaaaaaatattttataatgaTTTTGAAATCGTAGAGAAAACAATTTCAACCATTCTAAAACCACTTATAAACATGTCCAAATTAAACAGGGACAAcaaatttgtcaaaaaaaaagtgttttctAAAAACCATTTTTTAATATTACAATTAATATAGAGATAGAGTATAAAACTATTTTCTAATGGAAAAAATGTTATGTCAAATGATTGAATCTCACTTTTAATTTGTTCTATCATTTAATATTGGATATATTGATCACATATAATCGAGTGTATATAGATTAAGGAggttaattaattcattaagcATCGTAATAATCAAGCTTTGACTCTTTTAAACGAAAACATATTCTCAATCtcaattgtatttcttttttagattacaaaattttagaagtattttagttattgaataattgaaaaacatttttagtTTGCAAGTCAAACTTTGTATACAAAATAAATTCAATAGATTTAGTTAGAAGCAAGGTAAACCAATGGAACTTGTGTGTGTTCCT
The sequence above is drawn from the Cucumis melo cultivar AY chromosome 2, USDA_Cmelo_AY_1.0, whole genome shotgun sequence genome and encodes:
- the LOC127148088 gene encoding polygalacturonase-like; its protein translation is MALHKTLFILFLFLTLASASTFNVVDFGAKPNIGTDSSQAFEEAWASACRATTAVSIYVPKGRFYVKSIAFEGPCNNNDITIRIDGTLLAPSNYAVIANSGNWITFKRVDGVNVFGGVLDAQGFGLWACKNSKSSCPSGATSLEFSNSKNIMVSGLTSLNSQMFHIVINGCQNVKAQGLKISAAGNSPNTDGIHVALSSTVTILNSIIGTGDDCISIGPGTSNLWIENVACGPGHGISIGSLGREVQEDGVENVTVKSATFTNTQNGVRIKTWGKPSNGFARSVIFQDIVMVNVENPIIIDQNYCPDNKGCPGQDSGVKISDVTYRNIHGTSATQVAMKFDCSSKFPCNDITLEDVELSYKNEAAEASCSHAEGSAAGLVQPSSCL